In the genome of Leeuwenhoekiella sp. MAR_2009_132, one region contains:
- a CDS encoding helix-turn-helix domain-containing protein: MEALKNNALGLYSETNIEDGFFILKFNNDTPENQLITREVDSSYIQFHFCAKGSSVFQFNEGNYKLPLGEEHSLLLYNPQRDLPINLEITPDSWVISVFISIKKFHSLFSREADFITFLSDENRDRKYYKDGNISPSMAIVLNQLMNYNLHPSIKALYFKGKAYELLSLYFNRPSEADTEQCPFLVDEDNVAKIKRAKDIIIARMAEPPSLQELADEINLSINKLKEGFKQIYGDSVYSFLFDYKMEVARQLLASGSHNVNEVGLKIGYSTASHFIAAFKKQYGTTPKKYIQSLN, translated from the coding sequence ATGGAAGCTTTAAAAAATAACGCTCTAGGTTTGTATAGTGAGACCAATATTGAAGATGGTTTTTTTATTTTAAAATTTAATAATGATACTCCTGAAAACCAATTAATAACCCGCGAGGTTGATAGCAGTTATATCCAATTTCACTTTTGTGCAAAAGGTTCTTCCGTTTTTCAATTTAATGAAGGTAATTATAAACTTCCGTTAGGAGAAGAGCACTCTTTATTGTTGTACAATCCGCAGCGGGATTTACCCATAAATCTTGAGATTACCCCAGACAGCTGGGTGATTTCGGTTTTTATATCAATTAAAAAATTTCATTCTCTTTTTTCTCGCGAAGCAGATTTTATCACCTTTTTAAGTGATGAAAACCGAGATCGTAAATACTATAAAGATGGAAATATCTCGCCATCTATGGCGATAGTTTTAAATCAGTTAATGAATTACAATTTGCACCCTTCAATCAAGGCTTTATATTTTAAAGGGAAGGCGTATGAGCTACTAAGCCTGTATTTTAATCGGCCTTCAGAAGCAGATACAGAACAATGTCCGTTTTTGGTTGATGAAGATAATGTCGCAAAAATAAAACGTGCAAAAGATATTATCATCGCGCGTATGGCAGAGCCACCCTCCCTACAAGAACTTGCAGATGAAATTAACTTAAGTATTAATAAACTTAAGGAAGGTTTTAAACAAATCTATGGCGACTCGGTTTACAGCTTTTTGTTTGATTACAAGATGGAAGTCGCTCGGCAATTACTTGCTTCCGGTTCGCATAATGTAAACGAAGTAGGTTTAAAAATAGGGTACAGTACCGCCAGTCATTTTATAGCAGCCTTTAAAAAACAATACGGTACAACGCCTAAAAAATACATTCAATCTCTAAACTAA
- a CDS encoding DUF2461 domain-containing protein: MIDKKTLGFLKKLTSNNSKEWLDENRSDYNFAKDDILNMTQTLINSVSEFDLGIAKADLNPKKCITRLNRDLRFSKDKTPYKTGYYIVLNRNGKNSPCAFYYVHIEPNNCFVGGGVYNPQSSELKKIRSEINASFDEWNKIINNKDFQTKFPSGIHNSGTLVRSPKEFEDDNPAIEFLKMKGFYTQEPISDKEIQSNQISEKILDYFVTVKPLVDYLNVAIEE; encoded by the coding sequence ATGATAGATAAAAAAACACTCGGATTTTTAAAAAAATTAACTTCCAATAATTCTAAAGAATGGCTGGACGAAAATAGGTCGGATTATAATTTTGCGAAAGATGATATCTTAAATATGACCCAAACTCTTATCAATTCGGTATCTGAATTTGATTTAGGAATTGCAAAAGCGGACTTAAATCCAAAAAAGTGTATTACAAGACTAAATCGAGACTTGCGATTCTCTAAAGACAAAACACCGTATAAAACGGGCTATTACATTGTGCTGAATCGGAACGGAAAAAACAGTCCTTGTGCTTTCTACTATGTGCATATTGAACCGAATAATTGTTTTGTAGGAGGTGGAGTTTATAATCCGCAATCTTCCGAACTGAAAAAAATAAGAAGTGAAATTAACGCTTCCTTCGACGAATGGAATAAAATTATCAATAACAAAGATTTCCAAACAAAATTTCCAAGTGGAATCCATAATTCTGGAACTCTTGTCAGAAGTCCTAAAGAATTTGAAGATGACAATCCTGCAATCGAATTTCTAAAAATGAAAGGATTTTATACACAGGAACCAATATCGGATAAGGAAATTCAATCGAACCAGATTTCGGAAAAAATCCTTGATTATTTCGTAACAGTTAAACCTTTGGTGGATTATTTAAACGTTGCAATTGAGGAATAG
- a CDS encoding WD40/YVTN/BNR-like repeat-containing protein — MRSLLLRAFCLTLFISTFATQAQDIDESLYDALEYRLIGPFRGGRSAAVTGVPGKPNLFYFGATGGGVWRTKDGGRSWDNISDGFFGGSIGAVEVAPSDPNIIYVGGGENTLRGNVSSGYGMWKTTDAGKTWQQAGLPKSRHISKIRIHPTNPDVVYAAVLGDIYKPTQERGVYKSTDGGANWAKVLFANEDSGAIDLTFDPNNPRILYASTWHARRTPYDFTSGGAGSALWKSTDSGSTWKEISANKGFPTDTLGIIGVAVSPVNSERVFAIVENKEKGGLYRSEDGGENWSMINDDRNIRQRAWYYTKVYADTQDEDVVYVLNVSYHKSTDGGKSFESNNAPHGDHHDLWIAPEDPTRMIMGDDGGAQVTYDGGETWSTYHNQPTAQFYRVTTDNQFPYHIYAAQQDNSTVRIPHRTDGYSIGEDDWDETAGGESAHIAVDPEDADIVYGGSYDGFLTRVNHKNNSVRSVSVWPDNPMGHGAEDMKYRFQWNFPIMFSRHNPDVLYTYSNRVHKTTNEGQSWEVISPDLTTDDKSKQKSSGGPITQDNTSVEYYCTIFAANESPIKEGLLWTGSDDGLVHVSRDGGANWENVTPRGMPEWMMINSIEPSYFEEGTCYIAGTKYKTGDFAPYLYKTTDYGKTWKKITNGIAGEHFTRVVREDPKQKGLLYAGTETGMYISFDAGANWKPFQLNLPIVPITDLALKDNNLIVATQGRSLYIIDDLSVLHQLNSSSKTDAVKLFKPKDTYRMDGGSRKNANDSGTNHPAGVMTYFYLPEYDAKKDSITLTYFDAKNDTIKSYNNKDKKDKLEVEKGANQFNWDMTYKGAERLDGMILWWASTEGPKQIPGNYTVKLNVNGTDYSAPYKVVADPRSESTLADMQAQFDFITDVNETVDHAHQSIKKIRNINDQLSAFEKQYKDNEATKDLRDKSKKLREDLEEIEKALYQTKNRSGQDPLNFPIRLTNKLAHLNSLVSMGDFAPTDQDIAVKNELTQQINTQLTRFDKLVSDEVTAFNADFNAMQLNYLFIQED, encoded by the coding sequence ATGCGATCACTTTTACTCAGGGCTTTTTGCCTAACACTCTTTATTTCAACCTTTGCTACACAGGCTCAAGATATAGATGAATCACTTTACGATGCTTTAGAATATAGACTTATAGGTCCTTTTAGAGGTGGGCGCAGTGCGGCTGTCACCGGTGTTCCTGGTAAGCCTAATTTATTTTATTTTGGCGCAACAGGTGGCGGAGTGTGGCGTACAAAAGACGGCGGTCGTAGCTGGGATAATATTTCAGATGGTTTTTTTGGCGGAAGTATTGGCGCTGTAGAAGTTGCTCCCAGTGATCCTAATATTATTTATGTAGGTGGAGGAGAAAATACGCTACGCGGAAACGTTTCTTCGGGCTACGGAATGTGGAAGACTACAGATGCCGGTAAAACCTGGCAACAAGCTGGGTTACCAAAAAGCAGGCATATTTCAAAAATACGTATTCACCCTACTAACCCAGATGTCGTGTATGCTGCTGTCTTGGGAGATATTTATAAACCTACTCAAGAACGCGGTGTTTATAAATCTACAGATGGCGGCGCAAACTGGGCTAAAGTTCTTTTTGCAAATGAAGACTCGGGAGCAATTGATTTAACTTTCGATCCTAATAATCCGCGTATTTTATATGCTTCAACCTGGCATGCGCGCAGAACACCCTACGATTTTACCAGTGGAGGTGCGGGATCTGCCCTTTGGAAAAGTACAGACAGTGGTTCTACCTGGAAAGAAATATCAGCAAATAAAGGCTTTCCCACAGATACTTTAGGGATTATAGGAGTTGCAGTTTCTCCGGTAAATTCTGAACGGGTTTTTGCTATTGTAGAAAATAAAGAAAAAGGGGGTTTGTATCGTAGTGAAGACGGTGGTGAAAACTGGTCTATGATTAACGACGATCGCAATATTAGACAGCGTGCCTGGTATTACACAAAAGTATATGCAGATACTCAGGATGAGGATGTGGTGTATGTACTTAATGTGAGTTATCACAAAAGTACAGATGGTGGTAAATCATTTGAAAGCAATAATGCACCGCATGGCGATCATCACGATTTATGGATCGCCCCAGAAGATCCTACACGTATGATTATGGGTGATGATGGTGGCGCTCAGGTAACTTATGATGGCGGTGAAACCTGGAGTACCTATCACAATCAACCTACCGCACAATTTTATAGAGTTACGACAGACAATCAGTTTCCATATCATATTTATGCGGCGCAGCAAGACAACTCTACGGTACGTATCCCGCACCGAACAGATGGTTATAGTATAGGAGAAGACGATTGGGATGAGACTGCAGGAGGAGAATCTGCACACATTGCAGTAGATCCTGAAGATGCTGATATTGTTTATGGTGGTAGTTATGATGGGTTTCTAACTCGTGTAAATCATAAAAATAACAGTGTACGCTCTGTTTCGGTTTGGCCAGATAACCCGATGGGGCACGGTGCAGAAGATATGAAATACCGTTTTCAGTGGAATTTCCCGATTATGTTTTCGCGTCACAATCCAGATGTTTTATATACGTATAGCAACAGAGTGCATAAGACCACAAACGAAGGTCAAAGCTGGGAAGTTATTAGCCCAGATTTAACTACAGATGATAAATCAAAACAGAAATCTTCGGGCGGACCAATTACGCAGGATAACACTTCGGTAGAATACTATTGTACCATTTTTGCCGCTAATGAAAGCCCTATAAAAGAGGGCCTCTTATGGACCGGTAGTGATGATGGTTTAGTTCACGTAAGTCGTGACGGCGGTGCAAATTGGGAGAATGTCACGCCTAGAGGAATGCCAGAGTGGATGATGATAAACAGTATTGAACCAAGCTATTTTGAAGAAGGCACGTGCTACATCGCAGGTACTAAATACAAGACCGGAGATTTTGCTCCGTATTTATACAAAACCACAGACTACGGAAAAACCTGGAAAAAAATTACAAACGGCATTGCTGGCGAACACTTTACACGTGTAGTTAGAGAAGATCCTAAGCAGAAAGGATTATTATACGCCGGTACCGAAACCGGAATGTATATTTCATTTGATGCAGGCGCAAACTGGAAACCCTTTCAATTAAACTTGCCTATAGTTCCTATTACAGACTTAGCCCTAAAAGACAATAACCTCATTGTGGCAACACAGGGTAGAAGTCTGTATATCATTGATGACTTGAGTGTTTTACACCAGTTGAATAGTTCTTCAAAAACTGATGCTGTAAAATTATTTAAGCCCAAAGACACTTATAGAATGGATGGCGGAAGTCGTAAAAATGCTAACGACTCGGGAACAAATCACCCTGCAGGAGTAATGACTTATTTTTATTTACCGGAATACGATGCAAAAAAAGACAGTATTACGCTTACCTATTTTGACGCTAAAAATGATACTATTAAATCGTATAACAACAAGGATAAAAAAGATAAGCTTGAAGTAGAAAAAGGAGCTAATCAATTTAACTGGGATATGACTTACAAAGGTGCAGAGCGTCTTGATGGTATGATCTTATGGTGGGCAAGTACCGAAGGACCCAAGCAAATTCCTGGAAACTACACCGTAAAACTAAATGTAAATGGTACAGATTATAGTGCGCCGTACAAAGTAGTTGCCGACCCGCGGAGTGAATCAACTTTAGCAGATATGCAGGCACAATTTGATTTTATAACTGATGTGAATGAAACGGTAGACCACGCACATCAAAGCATTAAGAAAATACGCAACATCAATGATCAGCTGAGTGCTTTTGAGAAGCAGTATAAAGATAACGAAGCAACTAAAGATTTACGAGACAAGTCTAAAAAACTGCGTGAAGATCTTGAAGAGATTGAGAAAGCCTTGTATCAAACTAAAAACCGAAGCGGTCAGGATCCTTTAAATTTTCCGATTAGATTAACAAATAAACTGGCGCATTTAAATTCGTTAGTAAGTATGGGAGACTTTGCACCTACAGATCAGGATATCGCTGTTAAAAATGAACTTACTCAGCAAATAAACACCCAGTTAACGAGGTTTGATAAGCTTGTAAGCGATGAGGTGACTGCCTTTAACGCAGATTTCAATGCGATGCAATTAAATTATTTATTTATACAGGAAGATTAG
- a CDS encoding sensor histidine kinase, whose protein sequence is MKFNKLSLRLRIFFGMVFLILGASILIGIISVVQYKEEAKEYHRDRLLRKEDQIRAEIDYVLDQTSYEITANNLPNILRWQQNIYRIADVHELPINIYDLKGHLLLKSKDGFVSDTLETALTPKILDGLANSPTKRWVEQLEIDGVKYTSSYTYINDNKFKPLAIMNLPYIQDDDFITRELDEFLRRLAEGYLFMLLIATALSYFLSRYITRSLKTIGDKMIETRLDKRNQRIEIDDASEEINNLVQSYNGMIDELENSAAQLAQSEREAAWREMAKQVAHEIKNPLTPMRLTVQSFQRRFDPEDPDIHKKLDEYSKTLIQQIDTMSSIAEAFSNFAKMPAQQNETLNVVFVTKLALDIFTEPYLTFVSEEEEITAKFDRTQLIRVITNLVKNATQATEDTPDPKIRVEVKREDGMVCILVCDNGHGISEDLAEKVFEPKFTTKSSGMGLGLAMVKNIVETYNGTITFTSKSERGTVFKVSFPQAIV, encoded by the coding sequence ATGAAATTTAACAAGCTTTCGTTACGCCTGCGCATCTTTTTTGGGATGGTTTTCCTCATTCTGGGAGCTTCGATTCTCATTGGGATTATTAGTGTTGTACAATACAAAGAGGAAGCAAAAGAATATCACCGCGATCGCTTGTTGCGCAAAGAAGATCAGATTAGAGCAGAGATAGATTACGTTTTGGACCAGACTTCTTATGAGATAACCGCAAATAACCTCCCTAATATTTTAAGATGGCAACAGAACATATACCGCATTGCAGATGTTCACGAGTTGCCTATTAATATCTACGATCTAAAAGGACACCTTTTATTAAAATCTAAAGACGGCTTTGTTTCAGATACCTTAGAAACAGCGCTCACACCTAAAATTCTAGATGGTTTAGCTAATTCTCCCACAAAACGTTGGGTCGAACAATTAGAGATAGACGGTGTAAAATATACCTCGTCATACACCTACATCAACGACAATAAGTTTAAGCCGCTTGCGATAATGAATCTACCCTATATACAGGATGATGATTTTATAACCCGCGAGCTCGATGAGTTTCTGCGTAGACTTGCAGAAGGCTATTTGTTTATGCTGCTTATTGCTACAGCATTATCCTATTTTCTATCGCGTTACATTACACGTAGCTTAAAAACCATAGGTGATAAAATGATTGAGACGCGTCTTGACAAGCGCAATCAGCGTATTGAGATTGACGATGCCAGTGAAGAAATTAACAACCTCGTGCAGTCTTATAACGGGATGATAGACGAACTCGAAAACTCTGCAGCGCAACTTGCACAAAGCGAGCGGGAGGCAGCCTGGCGAGAGATGGCAAAACAGGTAGCACACGAGATTAAAAATCCGTTGACACCTATGCGCTTAACCGTACAAAGTTTTCAACGCAGATTTGATCCTGAAGATCCTGATATTCACAAAAAGTTAGATGAGTACAGCAAAACCTTGATTCAGCAGATAGACACGATGAGTTCTATAGCAGAGGCTTTTTCTAACTTCGCTAAAATGCCTGCGCAGCAAAATGAAACGTTGAATGTGGTTTTTGTAACTAAGCTCGCGCTCGATATTTTTACAGAACCTTATTTGACTTTTGTTTCGGAAGAGGAAGAGATTACCGCAAAATTTGACCGTACCCAGTTGATTCGGGTGATTACAAATCTTGTTAAAAATGCTACTCAGGCGACCGAAGATACTCCAGATCCTAAAATACGGGTTGAGGTAAAGCGGGAAGACGGTATGGTATGTATTTTGGTTTGCGATAATGGTCATGGTATTTCAGAAGATCTTGCAGAAAAAGTTTTTGAACCTAAATTCACCACAAAATCAAGTGGAATGGGACTAGGACTGGCGATGGTTAAAAATATCGTGGAAACCTATAACGGAACCATTACCTTTACTTCTAAATCGGAACGAGGAACTGTTTTTAAAGTGTCTTTTCCGCAGGCAATTGTCTAA
- a CDS encoding ThuA domain-containing protein, translating to MKNLLLLVFLSSLILSCNSTKSGVFLTKKNVLVFTKTNGFRHASIEPGVTALKEIASENHWAVQHSEDSLIFNSENLKNFDLIVFLSTTGDILGEEQQVAFQNYMETGGKFFGIHAASDTEYDWPWYGKFIGGYFLSHPETQKARIKKIENHKTVKAFPESFERVDEWYNFKNLNPNVHVTLTLDESSYKGGKNGEYHPHAWFHKVGEGEMYYTGGGHTDESYTEPQFRQHLEDVMKWLISYSNQ from the coding sequence ATGAAAAATCTTTTATTGCTAGTTTTCCTTTCCTCATTGATTTTAAGTTGTAATTCGACTAAAAGTGGTGTTTTTCTGACCAAAAAAAATGTGCTGGTTTTTACAAAAACCAACGGTTTTAGACACGCTTCGATAGAACCCGGAGTTACTGCATTAAAAGAAATAGCTTCAGAAAATCACTGGGCAGTTCAGCACTCTGAAGATTCATTAATATTTAATTCTGAAAATTTAAAAAACTTTGATTTAATAGTTTTTCTAAGCACAACCGGAGATATTCTGGGAGAAGAACAACAGGTAGCTTTTCAGAATTATATGGAAACCGGGGGAAAATTCTTTGGTATTCATGCAGCATCTGATACCGAATATGACTGGCCCTGGTACGGGAAATTTATAGGAGGCTATTTTTTAAGCCATCCTGAAACTCAAAAAGCCCGTATAAAAAAAATAGAGAATCATAAGACGGTTAAAGCATTTCCGGAGTCTTTTGAGCGGGTAGATGAGTGGTACAATTTTAAAAACCTGAATCCAAATGTTCATGTAACGCTAACACTTGACGAGTCTTCTTACAAAGGCGGTAAAAATGGGGAGTACCACCCGCATGCCTGGTTTCATAAGGTAGGGGAAGGTGAAATGTATTACACGGGAGGAGGTCATACTGACGAATCATACACAGAACCTCAATTTAGACAGCATTTAGAAGATGTAATGAAATGGTTAATTAGTTATTCTAACCAATAG
- a CDS encoding CopD family protein has protein sequence MEYYNYLKSLHLIFIVTWFAGLFYVPRLFMYQIEASEKQEPDRSILGDQLALMTKRLWKIITWPSMILASIFAFGMLHISPGLLELPWMQIKLGFVVLLYAYHFKNHQIYKQLQAGNFKYTTKFMRIWNEGPTLILFAVVFLVITKSATNWIWGLAGLLTLAILLMLGIKLYKSIREKNPNA, from the coding sequence ATGGAATACTACAATTACCTAAAATCCCTGCATCTTATTTTTATAGTAACCTGGTTTGCGGGACTTTTTTACGTGCCGCGCCTGTTTATGTATCAGATTGAAGCTTCAGAAAAACAAGAGCCAGACCGCAGTATTTTAGGTGATCAACTTGCCTTAATGACTAAGCGCCTTTGGAAGATTATTACCTGGCCTTCGATGATTTTAGCAAGTATTTTTGCATTTGGAATGTTACATATTAGCCCGGGACTTTTAGAGCTTCCGTGGATGCAAATTAAACTGGGGTTTGTGGTTTTACTGTATGCATATCATTTCAAAAATCATCAGATTTATAAGCAGTTGCAAGCCGGTAATTTTAAGTATACCACAAAATTTATGCGCATCTGGAATGAGGGTCCTACACTTATTCTCTTTGCCGTAGTATTTTTAGTAATAACAAAAAGTGCAACCAACTGGATTTGGGGTTTAGCAGGGCTATTAACGCTTGCGATACTTCTTATGCTAGGAATAAAACTATATAAAAGCATACGCGAAAAAAACCCGAACGCCTGA
- a CDS encoding MATE family efflux transporter codes for MLKPNRSEVLGTEPISTLLIKQALPASIGILVMSLNILVDTIFVGNWIGSIAIAAINVVLPVSFFIAALGMAIGIGGSSIISRALGANNKAKAFKTFGNQITVTVLLTVGMVVLGLVFINELIPAFGGKGEIFEPAKVYYRIVLYGVPVLALSMMGNNVIRAEGKPKFAMIAMIIPSLGNLILDYILINMLDMGMAGAAWATTASYICCFLYIVWYFLSNHSELKIDISHFGLDWPILKEMSALGFVTLARQAVVSVTYLLMNNILFDLGGEASVTVYGIIGRMLMFALFPVLGVTQGFLPIAGYNFGAKNYNRVRESIKLAITYACGVALLIFALIMIFPEAIVSVFTQDAAVLRDTPNAMRWVFAAVPVIGIQLIGSAYYQAIGKAIPALLLTLTRQGFFFIPLVLILPNYFGELGVWISFPIADVLSTIVTAYFLWRETRTKL; via the coding sequence TTGTTAAAGCCAAACAGATCTGAAGTTTTAGGTACAGAACCCATAAGTACCTTGCTTATAAAACAAGCATTACCGGCTTCAATAGGTATTCTGGTAATGTCGCTTAATATCCTGGTTGACACCATTTTTGTGGGTAACTGGATAGGTAGTATCGCAATTGCCGCTATTAATGTTGTTCTTCCGGTCTCGTTCTTTATAGCCGCTTTAGGAATGGCAATAGGGATAGGCGGCTCTTCAATTATCTCAAGAGCGTTAGGAGCAAACAATAAAGCTAAAGCATTTAAAACCTTCGGAAACCAAATTACCGTAACCGTGTTGCTCACTGTAGGAATGGTTGTTTTGGGGTTGGTTTTTATAAACGAACTTATCCCCGCTTTTGGGGGTAAAGGAGAAATCTTTGAGCCGGCTAAAGTGTATTATCGTATTGTTCTTTATGGCGTTCCGGTATTGGCGCTTTCGATGATGGGCAACAACGTTATTAGAGCAGAGGGGAAGCCCAAATTTGCTATGATTGCAATGATTATCCCTTCATTGGGGAATCTAATCCTCGATTATATTTTAATCAACATGCTAGATATGGGGATGGCTGGTGCAGCCTGGGCAACGACAGCTTCTTATATCTGCTGCTTTTTATACATTGTCTGGTATTTTTTAAGTAACCATTCAGAATTAAAAATAGATATCAGCCATTTTGGCCTCGACTGGCCTATACTTAAGGAGATGTCTGCTTTAGGTTTTGTGACACTAGCGAGACAGGCAGTGGTAAGTGTTACCTATTTGTTGATGAATAATATTCTGTTTGACCTTGGCGGCGAAGCATCTGTTACAGTCTATGGAATAATAGGTCGTATGCTTATGTTTGCTTTGTTTCCTGTGCTTGGGGTAACTCAGGGATTTCTACCTATTGCCGGGTATAACTTTGGAGCAAAAAATTATAACCGCGTACGCGAAAGTATAAAGCTCGCAATAACGTACGCTTGTGGTGTTGCACTTTTAATTTTTGCGCTAATTATGATTTTTCCCGAAGCTATCGTTTCGGTCTTTACACAAGATGCTGCTGTTTTAAGAGATACACCTAATGCTATGCGTTGGGTTTTCGCGGCTGTGCCGGTAATAGGCATTCAGTTAATAGGTTCGGCTTACTATCAGGCGATAGGTAAAGCGATTCCTGCACTCTTACTTACGTTAACCAGGCAGGGTTTTTTCTTTATTCCGCTGGTACTCATCTTGCCTAATTATTTTGGAGAATTGGGCGTGTGGATCTCGTTTCCCATAGCAGACGTGCTATCTACAATCGTCACCGCTTACTTTCTGTGGCGAGAAACACGTACAAAATTGTAG
- a CDS encoding enoyl-CoA hydratase/isomerase family protein, protein MNFENLIYEVDDQLAIITINRPKKLNALNKETIQELHDAFAEADSDPNIGVIILTGSGEKAFVAGADISEFSDFEEEQGALLARKGQKLLFDFIENLSTPVVAAINGFALGGGLELAMAAHIRIASDNARMGLPETSLGLIPGYGGTQRLPQLVGKGRAFEMIMTASMINADQALQYGLVNHVTMQEELMSHAEKLAAKILDNSGVAIATAITAVNAGFKAGVNGYDVEIEGFGASFGTEDFKEGTSAFLEKRKAEFPGK, encoded by the coding sequence ATGAATTTTGAAAATCTTATTTATGAAGTCGATGATCAATTGGCTATCATAACCATAAACAGACCAAAAAAACTAAACGCACTTAATAAAGAAACCATTCAGGAATTGCACGACGCGTTTGCAGAAGCTGATAGCGATCCTAATATTGGAGTAATCATCTTAACCGGAAGCGGAGAAAAAGCATTTGTTGCCGGCGCAGATATTAGTGAGTTTTCAGATTTTGAAGAAGAGCAAGGCGCTCTTTTAGCACGTAAAGGTCAGAAATTATTATTTGACTTTATCGAAAACCTAAGTACACCGGTAGTTGCTGCAATTAACGGTTTTGCATTAGGTGGCGGTCTAGAATTAGCAATGGCGGCTCACATACGTATCGCCAGTGATAATGCACGAATGGGTCTGCCCGAAACTTCGCTGGGTTTAATACCAGGTTATGGGGGCACACAGCGTTTACCGCAGTTAGTAGGTAAAGGCCGCGCTTTTGAAATGATTATGACTGCCAGTATGATTAATGCAGATCAAGCATTACAATATGGTCTTGTGAATCACGTAACAATGCAAGAAGAGTTAATGTCTCACGCAGAAAAATTAGCGGCTAAGATTTTAGATAACTCCGGCGTTGCGATTGCTACAGCAATAACAGCAGTTAACGCAGGTTTTAAAGCGGGTGTTAACGGTTACGATGTAGAGATTGAAGGTTTTGGTGCTTCTTTTGGTACTGAAGATTTTAAAGAAGGAACTTCAGCATTTTTAGAAAAACGAAAAGCAGAGTTTCCCGGAAAATAA
- the hemH gene encoding ferrochelatase: MKKGVLMVNLGSPDSTDPKDVKKYLGQFLMDERVIDFPLWARTLLVKGIILNTRPKKSAEAYSKIWWEKGSPLIVLSEMLQEKVADKVDVPVVLAMRYGSPSMMQGLQELNDQGVDEVLILPLYPQFAMATTETILVLAEELRAAHFPNMRFSDIPAFYNKPEYIEVLSRSIEEKITDLDYEMLVFSYHGVPERHIRKNDVTKSHCKIDGSCCKTPSAAHQFCYRHQCYETTRQVAEKLNLKEGTYFTSFQSRLGFDPWLQPYTDRTIERFGKEGLKKMAIVTPAFVSDCLETLEEIAMEGEEIFHEMGGKEFTTIPCLNDRDDWAHVVATWINDWALVEPSKAIA, translated from the coding sequence ATGAAAAAAGGAGTACTTATGGTTAATCTGGGATCACCAGATAGCACAGACCCTAAAGATGTAAAAAAGTACCTTGGGCAATTTTTGATGGATGAACGCGTGATTGATTTTCCCTTGTGGGCACGCACCCTTCTAGTGAAAGGGATTATCCTAAATACACGTCCTAAAAAATCTGCTGAAGCCTATTCTAAAATCTGGTGGGAAAAAGGGTCTCCGCTCATCGTTTTAAGTGAAATGCTTCAGGAGAAAGTCGCTGATAAAGTTGACGTGCCTGTTGTATTAGCTATGCGCTACGGAAGCCCGTCTATGATGCAGGGATTACAGGAACTCAATGATCAGGGTGTTGATGAGGTATTAATACTGCCATTATATCCACAGTTTGCGATGGCGACTACAGAAACTATTTTAGTATTAGCTGAAGAATTGCGCGCAGCGCATTTTCCAAACATGCGATTTTCTGATATTCCGGCGTTTTATAACAAACCCGAATATATTGAAGTGCTTTCGCGTAGCATAGAAGAAAAAATTACAGATCTCGATTATGAGATGCTTGTTTTTAGTTATCATGGGGTTCCTGAGCGACACATACGTAAAAACGACGTTACTAAAAGTCATTGTAAAATAGATGGTTCTTGCTGTAAAACGCCATCTGCGGCACATCAATTTTGCTACCGCCATCAATGTTATGAGACCACACGTCAGGTAGCCGAAAAACTCAACTTAAAAGAAGGAACCTATTTTACCTCGTTTCAATCGCGTTTAGGGTTTGACCCGTGGTTACAGCCGTATACAGACCGCACGATAGAACGTTTTGGTAAAGAAGGTTTAAAGAAAATGGCAATTGTTACACCGGCATTTGTAAGTGACTGTTTAGAGACTTTAGAAGAAATCGCGATGGAAGGGGAAGAGATTTTTCACGAGATGGGTGGTAAAGAATTCACAACCATACCTTGTTTAAATGATCGTGACGACTGGGCGCATGTAGTAGCTACCTGGATAAATGACTGGGCACTCGTAGAACCCTCTAAAGCAATAGCATAA